ATTGTATTCCTTTCAAAGGGACCCTATGGGTTTCCTGAAGATATTGAAAAAGAGAGGTCACCATCTCTCTGTCTCTGCACAATGGATTGAATGACATCTCCTACCATTCGTCTATATCGTATAAATCCTACAACATTTTGATACAATACTTACTTTAAAtgattagcttcacaaccaaatcatttagaaaatgcaataaccaaaaatttaaaagattttctaagatttgttgaaaaaaaaccATCAAATAAATGAGTTGAAGAACATGAGTATCAACCCTGCTTTGATTTTTGTTATATCAGATTCTAAGGTCAAGTCCATCCAAGAGACCAAAAAAGTCCAGCTCTATGGTGCAAGTGCAAAGGAATCTCTACTGTTGCCAGATTATGTGATATGCAAAAGAGCCATAAATTAGTGGACCCTGATGTGGCAAaatgccacccattagaggttAGTGCTATTGCTGTATTATTCATATACCAATCCTTTTTTGCAACGAGTGCTTCGGTTTTTGAGTGTGTTAAAAGTGTATTATAGAAGGAATAATGAGCAATAAGATCTTCCAACCGGTCAGTCTTTTTATCTCCTAACAACAACGTTTCAATGGGTGAGTTCCACATAGCCTCCTCACTTTACCTACCATGTGCCCTCACTGCATAAGATCATGCACGCATACCCATCCCTCATCCCCTCTCTATAACGCTCTGGTTTTATAATGGTTGGAGAGTTATTTCATGTAACTTAAAACTCACATTTCATCaagatatttacatattttaaaatataaaatcattagaatacaacaaatcttttaataaaatctgtCAATCCTCATAAATTTTCTATGAGTAATTCATAGAAACAGAGATTTTAGGCCCATGGTCtgctttcaaaaaaaaaatatttgaaaactcaaatAGACTTTTCATACCTATAAACCCAAAAATACTTAGAAAGTGGGCCTAGTGTTGGACTTGAGTGTTAGATTTTCTCcccctaaaaaaaatttcatccttgaaatttgttgcaCCTAAAATCAATACTCAAATACTTAAACCTTCATACATATTTGCCCACATTACATCACACTTTGAAAGATCCAAATCAAGTCTAAATTATAAACCTCAACAATACAATTAAAAACCTAATAATAATTCCAATCTCTCCGCATAATCCATAAACCTTATACAAAAAGGGAAATAAAATCTCAAACTATCGTATCACCAAAACCACGCTTCCACTACGCACTCTAACAACTTGTAGTCCTAAATGCATTGTATCTCAATCAAGTACATCTGAAAGGAACTAACCACTACATTGAATTTACAAGCCTAATAATTCCTCTAAAACATCAATGTCACAAGTTTAAATCTCCAGTTCCTAACCAAAATTCACTCTACTAAGTCAACCCGAAATCTAAACATTCAAATTTCCACATAATCATTTCTTAGCCCTCAACTTTCTATACCTCAAACCCGAAATTACTACCTAAACCCACATATATCCAAAACCTCATATGTTATAGTATGCAAAACTTCAAAACTTGAGTTTCAGTCAAACTTATGGTAATTTCCAAAATCTAAACCTCCAAGTCATGTCTTACAGCCTACAGAATAAACCAATCAAATCTAAAACTTCAAATTCCTAAAATATCAATCCATAAAGTCTGTAGAATCTAAACATGATTCTAATACCAACTGTAATGCCTTAACCCCGCAAAGGTCTGAGAGTTACTTCTTGTAACTTAAAATTCACGTTTTATCAAGATATTTACAtactccaaaatataaaatcatcaaaatactacaaaatatcttaataaaatCCGTCAATTCTAAAAATTCTTTTATGAGTAATCCACTCAAACAAAGATTTTATACCTGTAATCTactttaaaaaagtatatatatatttgaaaaactcAAACGAGCTTTTCATACCTATAAActcaaaaatatttagaaagcgGGCCTAGTGCTGGACCAAAGTCATTTTACACTCTCATTCTCTCCCACATAACCCAGACGACAAACCCAGCTTACAGATTTTCATCTCGTCCTCTCCGCCACTTTCTCCACCCCCTCCCTCCGTAGTCATGGGATCTATGTTGTGGGCCGGTAAAGGTAAACAAGGAATCGCGATCTTTGAAAGAATTGGAGGGATCAGTGCTCGACCATCTAAGATTAGAGGAAGAGGAAGCTGACATCGGGGTGGCTTTGCCCTGGGGCTTGAAGCCCTAATCGGTGGGTAAGAGGTTCTAGAAGTCGACCTCCCTCTCCTTCCCTCCATCACTCACCAAATCCTTCAAAATCATCGGACGTCACATTTACAAAGTTGTTTGAGGAGGTATTGCCAGATTGAGAAGCTTGGCAAATTGCACAGGAGAAATTACGGTTGATCCAACTACAAATTACGGTCTGTATATTTTACAGAAGCTGATTGAGGAAGCTTACAAGATCTTCATTTCCAGCCAACTCCTCACCCACGAATTCGAgtcgtatattttattttcctccattttttgtttacatttttactaaaatatatccaaattttttactcaaaaacaatttatttattttttgataagttcaaaaacaacttattttaaacaaaaacagaaTCACCAGAAAAATCGGGACAATTCTTTGGTCTGTTGATGGCTCAATAGCGGCCCTACCGCTCCAAATCGGGACTGTTCTACCATTGGCTAAGACTGTAATCTAGATCACTTGATGGACATCGTAAAAGGGTCACCATCCGGGTTTGTGGAAAGCAAGGATGTCCAAGTTTCCAACATTCCAAGTCTATGAGAATGACCAGGGCtactactattaaaaataataataaaaggtcTGACCAAGGCATCAATGGTCTAATGCAAGAAATACATGGCAACTAAGATCTAAAAGGTggattccacactaagaaccaTATTGAGTATTTAGAATACCAGAACTTAAAACAGTACTTAAAAAGAGGTcaaaattatgttgaaaaacAAAAGGCACAAATCATTTAGAAGTCCAGGTTCAACCCATCAAGGTGCTGTTTTAAACTTCAAAAGTCTTCTAGTAGATGACTAGCTCGATCAAAACCATGATCAGCAATTTAAGACGGAAAACAACATCAAATTCCTGTAAAAGCCTTCTTCCCACCACCAGAAGATCCAGCTGGAATGACTTTTAAAACATTAAATCTCACTGTCTTTGACAATGGCCTGAAAGATGGGGGAAAAACAGCCAGTCAAAACCAGAAGCATTGGATGCTAATCTCTCAAAACAACATACAGACAAATGATAAAACAAGACGCTCTTTCATCAAGAAAAACTTTACCTGCACTGGCCAATTGTGACATAATCTCCTTCCTTCACACGGAAGCACGGGGATATGTGTGCAGCAATGTTTGAGTGCCTCTTTTCATATCTGTTCATAAAGGGAGGAAAAGGGGTGCAAAGAAGAAAATCGGGAGAAAGATTACACTTCTAGAGGGAGAAAAATGTTAAGAAAATGAGATCCACTTAAACACAGATTTTCATCACAATTAACTAAGGATCATGCCTTTGGTACTTCTTGACGAAATGAAGATAATTCCTCCGAACAATAATTGTCCTCATCATCTTGGCACTATGACAAGTACCGGATAAGATACGACCTCTGATAGAAACATTGCCAGTGAAGGGGCATTTCTTATCAATGTAGGTTCCTGTATCAAGCGAAAAAAAGTGCTCTAATCAGCAAACACTTGTACTTTTGAATGCTAAATAATTGCTAGAGAAACATCCCCGTCATGTCATTCAGTACTACGAGTAATTGCAGCATACATACGAGTCTGCCTAAACAAATATAATTCCAAGAATTTGGGATTGAGATTACGGCACAAGCTCCTCACAAGATCAACATACCATCCCTCAGGACCCTTCCATAGTACCACATTTTCCAAAAAGAAGCACGAAATGTGGTCTATAAATTGGCCGTACTGAGAACTTCATTACCATTAATGTCCTGTGTACATTCTTAACAAACTAATGACGAAAGACTTGCATCTTGATAGAATTCTCCACACAAAATATGTTCATCATGAATGGATCAGAAAATACACTGCACGGTGGTGCAGCATCTTAGTTTCACCTGAACGAACGACTGCAGCTAACTTTCCACAAAATATTGCAATATCACTTTGACCAACATATCAAATGCTCACGTCAACCAATCAAGTTGAATCATGGTTCAAAGCTACGATCTTTCATTACATAGCATTGCTCTTCATCTATACAACCCATGCATGCTCAAGTTTTGATACACATGTCGGATCAACTGgtaaaaaaaggtaaaattcATACAGGGAAGACACAagttttagaattaaaaaaatacgaCCCAAgcatataatgatatatgcattttttttttttataagtagcgGCTGAGGATCAAAGGGAGGCTATCAACATAAtgaatatgcatatgcatatgatATATCAAGCATTAATACAAGGTATCAATAAGGATTATCCATATTTTATGAAACATCTCCATTATCAGCTAGGCCTCGCACATTATTGACCCTTTTTAGGATTCAACCCCGTGTTTTGTACATTTTCTGTTGACATAAGAATAGAGAAACATCTCAATGGTCGAAACTCCAGGTGGAAAGCAGATTTATGGCATTAATGTGCGAATACCAACTAATGCTCCGAAACGGAAATCACCAAATAAGCAAATTGAAGCGCCATACTACCAATACTGAGGTAATCGACCAAAATGTGCAGAGAGACAAGCCAAACTAAGCAATAGTCACGTTCATTACACAAACAGTTAGAAAATTCAACAAAGTACCATATTCTTGattcaaatactaatatatgcAAAGCAATAAACATTCCCAGAATCAACTAAGCCTCAAAATTATCCCAATTCAGTCCAAAatgttataataaaaaaataaacacacagCGCGAGAGAGAGCCACCTTCAGTAGCTTCTCTGGGAGTCTTGAAACCGAGACCAACGCTCTTCCAGAAACGGTTCCCGCCCTTACCAGGTCTCTTTCCCTTTCCAGACTTCTTCGAGctgtaaattttgttttaaataacaGAGAATAAACAGAACAGTAAATCACTAAAAAATGGAAATCTCAGAAACCACAAGATATCAAACCCAGGAAACAAAAGGCTGAAATTTTCCTACCATAAAAACACTTTCGGTTGCTTAAGAAATGCCTTCTCGgtctgcaaaaaaataaaaatgttcatATTCATAACAATTGCCAAACCAAATcgtgaaacaaaaacaaaatagaatcaGGATGAATAAAGAACATGGATCCGAGACTGACCTGCTCAGCCATGATTAGGGGAGCTCTCAAGCGGTAATGACAAGTCAAGTAGGATGAGTATCTGCAGCCAAAAAGAACCTAACCCTAGTTTCAGGACGAAGGATTTAGCTGAGAAAATTGGACATTTATATCGTTCCGAGGGAATTTTGGGCCGGACCAAGTCGGGTTCTTTGAGCCCAATTTTAAGAAGATTTCTAGTAGTCGGGCCGACTAAACGACCTAAGCCCAACAGATTACGTCTTAAATTTTTAACCTACGCAACCTTTAGTAGTCGGCCTAGTATTCGTTACACTATTGTTCGGTTTCATTCCAAAATTTGGCCCATTTGGCCCATTCCGGTCAATTCTTGCCATTTTGGTAGGAATTCACATTTTGAACCCTATTCCGTTCCATCCCTATTTCATTGTAGACTATTTCAATcgaagttttataatttttttgagtttgaatagaattttcataaatttaaaaccTAGATGGTATTTATGTAattcaaaaaatctaaaatgtagttattgttataaactatcttgaattgtatgaccacatttatctagtcatcagtgcatagtgccagcatagtattgcatagtaactggcatagtgaatggtcgacatatgtacagtgcatagtgccagcatagtactgcatagtaactggcatagtgaatggtcgacatatgcacagtgtatagtgccagcatagtactgcatagtaactggcatagtgaatggtcgacatatgcacagtgcatagtgccagcatagtactgcatagtaactggcatagtgaatgatCGATATATGCACAGtgtatagtgccagcatagtactgcatagtaagctagcatagtcccctttgtacgcctatatatatcgttgaattctttaaaaaattcataagtttcataacctttctgaactctatctctttctctctccttttaaaagttttataatatattatggttctctcttttctataatttcataacacgttatcagcacgaaagttctgacgattttgaagctagtagtcctctacttcaagtaagtttttcaatatatttttatattcctgatttatatatgtaaaaaatgtcaaatcttacaaaattggaattcgttgctcttgacatttttggaaaaaattatttatcttggatccttgatactgagatccatctggatacgatgaacctgggagatgcaattaaagaaggaaatcaagggtccctgcaggaccgtgctaaggcaatgattttccttcagcaccatcttcatgaagaattaaaaactgagtatctaacggtgaaatatccacttattttgtggaatgatttaagggagagatatgaacaccagaaaactgtaatcctcacAAAAGCTcatcatgattggatgcacctgaggttgcaagacttcaagagtgttagtgaatataactctgcactctttaaaattagttcgctattgaaattatgtggtgaaaaaatcactaatgatgacttgttagagaagacatatattacttttcatgcctcgaatgtgctcctgcagcagcagtatcgagagcgaaagttcaaaaaatattctgaacttatatcttgtcttctattagctgagcaaaataatgagcttttattaagaaatcatcagtcacgtcctactggttctatatcattccctgaagtgaatggtactagatttacatcattcccagaagcgaatggtgcatcttttcaaagaaaacgagggcgtggacgtggtaggaaaaactatggaagtggaCGTCCtaaaagtgaccacactaaaagggacaataatagatatacaccgtaccaccagaagtggttcaactcagagaagggcaaaggtccccaaaacaaattttaaaaagaaagatgaagatagatgccatagatgtggtatgactagacattgggctcgtatctgtcgtacagataagcacttagttgacttatatcaatcttctataaaagaaaaaaacaaagaaatttgaaacaaattttactgaaccatcatatgctttagattctatagatggagaagatattacaagccttgatgtttctgatttctttgaggattctagtggtagagttgatcatgaaagtgttcctttttaattaatgtatttcctttatcttattataaaatatttttatattctacaatattttgtagtaatgaaagttttatttatttttttatacttgttataaattattgatgatatgatttatctgagaatggaaatggagcatccctgaaggatcgccctaaatcaataattttattgagtatctcttatgagtgatacttgtaccaaaaactcattatgatttatgcacctgaagttgcataattgaaattgtggaaagaatatatatttgaatgaacgtctcgaatgtgctcctgaagtagcaatatcgagtatgctcctgaagtagcaatataaaatgcaaacgttcacaatatattctaaatatgTATCAGTGACTGAgtaaaataatgagattttgataagaatcattattcacgtcttactagatctacatcatttcCTGAAatatgataatgaatttatatcattctattccctgaagtgaaaagaatgatgcgtttcattcaaagaaactaagaaattggacgtgataatgaatatctttttgggccagaagctcgtattggaaaaactgtaagttttctctttgagatgatattatacaaattattgaatcaaatattatgatgcatcaaaaggtgatatgattcaaaatatttgtatcttttcatggttatcttgatcatccaaaatcaattatgataagtcgaatgattttcatatggacgtcgataaaagaaccagaagattcttctactataaagttttaccaccagaaatgaaaagaataaaatttgtttgaagcaaataagatgaaattattcgatgttatcttgattatcatatgtgaaccagaagttcagatgataattaaattttggatacaataagataaaaatgtctcatattctagctgctaaaatcccagcaaggattgaagtccctgtaggacaattaagaaatttagcagtctaaagacatgtataaaggcatgtgagacttatcgatacaaaagatagagtatctcaaaagagaaaggcacaactaatttggtgctcctgaagaggccatacccacaaaacaagcaataaagttcatccaaactctctgtataaaattctcctatataaactcttgaagagtacctcctgaagaggtttttcatgaaaatgtcttcccttgaagagggacaggtgcctgaaaataacgagatctcgttacatttcatgaataatggagaaattatggatagaaataaaattgttgtcaacaatgtatttccatatgagatggcaattgaccttaccagaagtaataatgaaagtgaatcaagaatcgtcgaagaatacgacgtaaaatattggccaaatttgaaagaaacaattcctacagaattgattcactagtaaaatatgatgcatcgggacttatagtccaaacacctaaagaggtgatgcttgttgaatgtcagtgggtatttatggaaaggaaataaaaatgtgatatataatcacgagtcagtttctcaattcctgcagaattaatatcactaagtaaaatgtgataaatatggacttgaagtccaaacacctaaagaggtgatttttgttaaatatcagtggatatttatatatatgatataaaaagtatgaaacttttaatatgaaaatgtgatatagaaatcacaagttagtttctcgaagaaacaatattgatatgattttaaagtggttgaaatcatattgagatttttattagcttgaaagttaccgagagtttggatatgcatgattaactgcatatttatatggatcattggatcatgatatatatatgaaaatccctgaaggataaaaaatgtctgaaacttctaatatgaatacctctggaaatatgtattctatcaagtttcaaagatccttatatgatctaaagcaatccaaacgcaaatgaaaacaagctattattgtagtttatatatatgatttaaatgtcattaaggctccagaagagctcataaaaattgcacatatttaaaatataaatctgaaacccttgcggcttcaaggggaagatggatgatgttattagtcatgaaataccattttttaatacaattagtatttcagattcatattataggTTTGATATGatgtgtgcattattaaagaagaaataaaaggaagcacacagaacatctaccaaaagatagaaacacaaatatgaatatttgtgaaatattattttattatcttgaagcaagaattacaaaaatttgagacactttgcctcattcttcaaacgctcttgttcttcaagaatctgcatagcatccctatctaaaggggtgggcaatcgaaaagaagatttaagcaagaattttaaatttctattctctttttttattgattctattttcatgttggactccagaagaagtcgctgaagtatagcaatattctcgtggagattgtcaactccacaagttctggattgcagtcgctgggAAAATgggacaatggatgatgagtatcgggtaccgagactcacaagctcatagataacttcattatctgacctacgagtcagatcattatattgcatgatagcacctgtggtagaagcaggaacagctgatgaacgaggtgcagaatacctcatatattgatcctgagaagattgctgagccattgcagagagagattgcaggataagaatgcagaaagagattgcagagtaaaaatgcagtatgattacagaaaagtgaagaagatgagatgcgaatgaagatgagctgaatatctcttttatagataaaattatgatacagcatctctcgtgaagcaatagaaaagagatggaatatagctTTATAACTCTGCGGCGTCTGACAGCACGCCTaacagctgcggtgcctgacagcacgcttgacacctacagaggagttgaaaatctgcggtacttgtctgatcttaaaaggctggccaccgtttttattaaaaaaaaaatgaggttagcggtttaatattgatgaattctccactaactgtgttatttacaagaacttcagaagagtacaactccagaagagtagtgatgagcagaaagatccagttgtgattattttatcaacatggatcaagtccacagttagttagATGTACAAAtgcaagttatctttcagatacacataagaagatcattgcaattcatgataaaaaagttgaaattgatatcaagaaggtacggtcaagtaaaaatctgacagatttat
This is a stretch of genomic DNA from Carya illinoinensis cultivar Pawnee chromosome 15, C.illinoinensisPawnee_v1, whole genome shotgun sequence. It encodes these proteins:
- the LOC122297450 gene encoding 40S ribosomal protein S11-like, translated to MAEQTEKAFLKQPKVFLCSKKSGKGKRPGKGGNRFWKSVGLGFKTPREATEGTYIDKKCPFTGNVSIRGRILSGTCHSAKMMRTIIVRRNYLHFVKKYQRYEKRHSNIAAHISPCFRVKEGDYVTIGQCRPLSKTVRFNVLKVIPAGSSGGGKKAFTGI